In the Oreochromis aureus strain Israel breed Guangdong linkage group 14, ZZ_aureus, whole genome shotgun sequence genome, one interval contains:
- the dlc gene encoding delta-like protein C: MHWTCGRTMACSLLPYLLLLALAQTALTAGVFELKIDSFTSSSGICGRQSEDCRIFFRVCLKHSQNVINPEPPCTYGDALTDIFDADSNSISESAPIRVPFPFKWPGTFSLIIEAWKAEAPGQSTENQNNLISRLATRHKLTVGEGWTKGENLSNQSELRYSYHVVCNEFYHGEACSAYCRPRNDTFGHYTCDKEGKHNCLEGWKGEYCTEAICAGCSKQHGRCNSPGECVCHHGWQGKSCDECARHPGCKHGTCKLPWECDCREGWGGLYCDQDLNYCTNHKPCQNGASCTNTGEGSYTCACPPGYTGKDCEVKINECDSNPCRNGGSCNDLENDYSCTCPQGFYGKSCEISAMRCTDGPCFNGGTCIQEDTGGYTCRCPSNFTGSNCEKRMDRCSSSSPCTNGAQCFDFGSIIMCRCQPGFTGSRCETNIDDCASNPCRNGGTCFDRINNYSCTCTLGFSGKDCTVRTSLCDQFPCENGGTCFTHFTGPVCQCPRNFMGTRCEHSLKPTVKPAVNGDPPAAMIAAIALGIVTFSLLVCAAIFVLRHLYRGRELRALSTSVKNDLETVNNRNAVIGGGVPKNGSLPGSLKEKEAFLLPGAHLKMSNKDVALVDKGSDNVAMFKNKMADCNLAKEEQHLDKNKFDLKKCEPSVIAPPLSFAKDSLYHSVFIIPDQLEQCVFATEV, encoded by the exons ATGCACTGGACCTGTGGACGCACCATGGCATGCTCGCTGCTGCCGTATCTCCTGCTGCTCGCCTTGGCGCAGACG GCTCTCACCGCCGGAGTCTTCGAGCTCAAGATCGACTCCTTCACCAGCTCCAGCGGCATCTGTGGCCGACAGTCTGAGGACTGCCGGATTTTTTTCCGCGTGTGCCTCAAACACTCGCAGAACGTTATTAACCCGGAGCCGCCGTGCACGTACGGCGACGCGCTCACGGACATCTTCGACGCCGATTCCAACTCCATCTCCGAGAGCGCGCCCATCAGAGTGCCTTTTCCCTTCAAGTGGCCG GGGACTTTCTCTCTGATCATTGAAGCCTGGAAGGCGGAGGCTCCAGGACAGTCCACAG AGAATCAGAACAACCTGATCAGCCGGCTGGCCACCCGCCACAAGCTGACGGTTGGAGAGGGCTGGACCAAGGGCGAGAACCTCAGCAACCAGAGCGAGCTCCGCTACTCCTACCACGTCGTGTGCAATGAGTTCTACCACGGGGAGGCCTGCTCCGCCTACTGCCGGCCACGCAACGACACCTTCGGCCACTACACCTGTGACAAGGAAGGGAAGCATAACTGCCTGGAGGGCTGGAAAGGAGAGTATTGCACAGAGG CCATCTGTGCAGGGTGCAGCAAGCAGCACGGTCGGTGCAATTCTCCCGGGGAGTGTGTGTGCCATCACGGCTGGCAGGGAAAGAGCTGCGACGAGTGCGCCCGACACCCCGGCTGCAAACACGGGACCTGTAAGCTGCCCTGGGAGTGCGACTGCAGGGAGGGCTGGGGCGGCCTGTACTGCGACCAAG ACCTGAATTACTGTACCAACCACAAGCCGTGCCAGAACGGCGCCTCCTGCACCAACACCGGTGAGGGCAGCTATACGTGCGCCTGCCCCCCCGGCTACACCGGCAAAGACTGCGAGGTCAAAATCAACGAGTGCGACAGCAACCCCTGCAGGAACGGCGGCAGCTGCAAC GACTTGGAGAACGATTACTCCTGCACGTGCCCTCAGGGTTTCTACGGGAAGAGCTGCGAGATCAGCGCCATGAGGTGCACTGACGGGCCGTGCTTTAATGGAGGCACTTGCATACAGGAAGACACCGGCGGCTACACCTGCCGCTGCCCGTCCAACTTCACGGGCTCCAACTGCGAGAAGAGGATGGAtcgatgcagcagcagcagcccctGCACTAATG GTGCTCAGTGTTTTGACTTTGGCAGCATCATCATGTGTCGCTGTCAGCCAGGCTTCACCGGCTCTCGCTGTGAGACCAACATTGACGACTGTGCCAGCAATCCCTGCCGGAATGGCGGCACCTGCTTTGACAGAatcaacaactacagctgcacGTGCACCCTCGGCTTCTCCGGCAAAGACTGCACGGTGCGCACCAGCCTCTGTGACCAGTTCCCGTGCGAAAATGGTGGCACGTGTTTCACCCACTTCACCGGCCCCGTGTGCCAGTGCCCGCGAAACTTCATGGGCACGCGCTGCGAACACTCTCTCAAGCCAACTGTGAAACCGGCCGTGAACGGAGACCCTCCCGCTGCCATGATTGCTGCTATTGCTCTGGGAATAGTGACATTTTCCCTGCTGGTGTGCGCTGCCATCTTCGTTCTGCGCCACCTCTACCGGGGCAGGGAGCTGAGAGCCCTTTCCACGTCAGTAAAAAATGACCTGGAGACGGTGAACAACCGCAACGCGGTGATTGGCGGAGGGGTGCCCAAGAACGGGAGCTTACCGGGCAGCCTAAAGGAGAAGGAGGCCTTTCTCCTCCCAGGAGCTCATCTTAAAATGTCCAATAAGGATGTAGCGCTGGTGGACAAGGGCAGCGACAACGTGGccatgtttaaaaacaaaatggcaGACTGCAACCTGGCAAAGGAGGAGCAGCACCTGGACAAGAACAAGTTTGACCT TAAGAAATGCGAGCCGTCTGTCATCGCCCCTCCTCTCAGTTTTGCAAAGGACAGTCTGTATCACTCAGTGTTCATCATCCCAGACCAGCTGGAACAGTGTGTGTTTGCTACTGAG GTATAA